A stretch of Campylobacter showae DNA encodes these proteins:
- a CDS encoding formate--tetrahydrofolate ligase, giving the protein MLSDREIEASAKPQNIVKIGAKLGLGEEELDTFGKLKAKIEPRLDSASGANLILVTATNPTPYGEGKTTVTVGLSDGLARIGKSVCAALREPSLGPVFGIKGGATGGGYSQVTPSEDINLHFNADFHAITSANNLIAAMLDNHIHHGNALNIDPARVVFKRCMDMNDRSLREIEIGLEKSNKFTRKDGFVITAASEIMAILCLATDLKNLKERVENIVVAYDKEGGLVRAKSLNCADAVCVLLKEAIKPNLVQTLEGTPVLIHGGPFANIAHGCNSVIATKTALNLAGYVVTEAGFGAELGAQKFLDIKCRTAGLAPKCVVLVSTIRSLKYNGGCDKDGISQPNLEALKLGGENLKAHIENLKNFNQNVIVALNKFATDSDEEIAHVRALCEELGAEFSVCEGFLKGSAGTEDLAKKVAQICEKPAREIKFTYESADSVKTKIEKIATKIYGAKDVVFSPRAQEDLAEISRLGFESLPVCVAKTQYSFSSDAKLLGRPKGFSFEVSALEIRGGAGFIVAVSGSTMLMPGLPKVPAAEQMKAE; this is encoded by the coding sequence ATGCTAAGCGACAGAGAAATAGAAGCGAGCGCAAAGCCGCAAAATATCGTAAAAATCGGCGCAAAACTGGGGCTAGGCGAGGAGGAGCTGGATACCTTCGGTAAGCTAAAAGCCAAGATCGAGCCGCGACTAGACAGCGCGTCCGGCGCAAACCTCATCCTAGTTACCGCAACCAATCCGACCCCGTACGGCGAGGGCAAAACGACCGTGACCGTCGGGCTATCAGACGGCTTAGCGCGTATCGGCAAAAGCGTGTGCGCCGCGCTTAGAGAGCCGAGCTTGGGGCCTGTTTTCGGTATAAAGGGCGGAGCGACGGGCGGCGGCTACTCGCAAGTGACGCCGAGCGAGGATATCAACCTGCACTTTAACGCCGACTTTCACGCTATCACCTCGGCAAATAACCTCATCGCGGCGATGCTAGATAATCACATCCACCACGGCAACGCCCTAAATATCGATCCTGCGCGCGTCGTTTTCAAGCGCTGCATGGATATGAACGACCGCTCGCTAAGAGAGATCGAGATCGGCCTTGAAAAGAGCAATAAATTTACCCGCAAGGACGGCTTCGTAATCACGGCCGCTAGCGAAATAATGGCGATCCTCTGCCTAGCAACCGACCTAAAAAATCTAAAAGAGCGGGTAGAGAACATCGTCGTCGCCTACGATAAAGAGGGCGGCCTCGTGCGCGCAAAATCCCTAAACTGCGCGGATGCCGTCTGCGTACTGCTAAAAGAGGCGATAAAACCAAACCTCGTGCAAACGCTCGAGGGCACGCCCGTACTCATCCACGGCGGACCGTTTGCAAACATCGCGCACGGCTGCAACAGCGTGATCGCGACCAAAACGGCGCTAAATTTAGCGGGCTACGTCGTAACAGAGGCGGGTTTTGGTGCTGAGCTAGGAGCGCAAAAGTTCCTCGATATCAAGTGCCGCACCGCGGGCCTCGCGCCAAAATGCGTCGTGCTAGTAAGCACCATCCGCTCGCTAAAATATAACGGCGGCTGCGATAAAGACGGTATCTCTCAGCCAAATTTAGAAGCGCTAAAGCTAGGCGGCGAAAACCTAAAAGCCCACATAGAAAATCTCAAAAACTTTAACCAAAACGTCATCGTCGCGCTAAATAAATTTGCCACGGACTCGGACGAGGAGATCGCTCACGTGCGGGCTCTTTGCGAGGAGTTGGGAGCCGAGTTTAGCGTGTGCGAGGGCTTTTTAAAAGGAAGCGCAGGCACGGAGGATCTAGCCAAAAAAGTCGCGCAAATCTGCGAAAAACCGGCTCGCGAGATAAAATTCACGTATGAGTCCGCCGACTCCGTCAAAACCAAGATCGAAAAGATCGCGACTAAAATTTACGGCGCCAAAGACGTCGTCTTTAGCCCGCGCGCGCAGGAGGATCTGGCCGAGATTTCGCGCCTAGGCTTTGAGAGTTTGCCCGTTTGCGTCGCAAAGACGCAGTATAGCTTTAGCTCGGACGCTAAGCTGCTAGGAAGGCCGAAAGGCTTTAGCTTCGAGGTTAGCGCGCTTGAGATCCGCGGCGGAGCGGGCTTTATCGTGGCGGTTAGCGGATCGACGATGCTGATGCCCGGACTGCCTAAAGTGCCTGCCGCCGAGCAGATGAAAGCGGAGTAA
- a CDS encoding DJ-1/PfpI family protein — protein MKALNVLLFDGFTTMDALGPAEALSRALDGELKCYEIEYFSATGGLVGGSTSAKIWTRKLSEIAKFDVLLVPGGFAARELAHDGEFIAALGELSRRHEYVIAVCTGSVLLAKTGLLDGVEATSNKLSWQWATSEAPSVRWVRAARWCVSGKFYTSSGVSAGIDAALGFIADMHGRDEAQRIAVTMEYVWNSDKNADLF, from the coding sequence ATGAAGGCGCTAAACGTTTTGCTTTTTGACGGATTTACTACGATGGACGCGCTGGGGCCTGCCGAGGCGCTATCTAGGGCGCTGGATGGCGAGCTAAAGTGCTATGAGATAGAGTATTTCTCGGCTACTGGCGGACTTGTCGGCGGCAGTACGAGTGCTAAAATTTGGACGCGAAAGCTAAGCGAGATCGCCAAATTTGACGTCTTGCTAGTGCCGGGCGGTTTTGCGGCTAGGGAGCTTGCGCATGATGGCGAGTTTATCGCGGCTCTAGGCGAGCTATCGCGCAGACACGAGTACGTGATCGCGGTATGCACGGGCTCGGTTTTGCTAGCTAAAACAGGGCTTTTGGACGGCGTGGAGGCCACAAGTAACAAGCTGTCATGGCAGTGGGCGACCTCGGAGGCTCCTAGCGTACGCTGGGTGCGTGCTGCTAGGTGGTGCGTTAGCGGGAAATTTTACACCAGCTCGGGCGTGAGCGCGGGCATCGACGCGGCTCTGGGTTTTATCGCGGATATGCACGGACGAGACGAGGCGCAGAGGATCGCCGTGACGATGGAGTATGTGTGGAATAGCGACAAAAACGCGGATCTGTTTTAA